In Paraburkholderia bryophila, a single genomic region encodes these proteins:
- the tcdA gene encoding tRNA cyclic N6-threonylcarbamoyladenosine(37) synthase TcdA: MSSPTAQSDLTTSLDASETADRARRFGGIARLYGAPALAAFEAAHVAVIGIGGVGSWVAEALARSAVGTLTLIDLDNVAESNTNRQIHALDGNYGKPKVEAMAERIAAINPYCDVRLIEDFVEPDNFAATLGGGFDYVIDAIDSVRTKTALIAWCVERNQPLITVGGAGGQLDPTRIRIDDLALTIQDPLLSKVRAQLRKQHDFPRGPKAKFKVSAVYSDEPLIYPEVAVVDVDEDAEPVSTSPTGPVGLNCAGFGSSVCVTASFGFAAAAHVLRALGKQAAA, encoded by the coding sequence CGCGCGCGGCGCTTCGGCGGTATCGCCCGTCTGTATGGGGCGCCGGCGCTGGCCGCATTCGAAGCAGCGCATGTCGCGGTGATCGGTATCGGCGGCGTGGGGTCGTGGGTGGCCGAGGCGCTCGCGCGCAGCGCGGTCGGCACGCTGACGCTGATCGATCTCGACAACGTGGCCGAGAGCAACACTAACCGGCAGATCCATGCGCTCGACGGCAACTACGGGAAACCGAAGGTCGAAGCCATGGCCGAACGCATCGCGGCGATCAATCCGTATTGCGATGTGCGGCTGATCGAAGACTTCGTCGAGCCGGATAATTTCGCCGCGACGCTCGGCGGCGGCTTCGATTACGTGATCGATGCGATCGACAGCGTGCGCACCAAGACCGCGTTGATCGCATGGTGCGTCGAGCGGAATCAGCCCTTGATCACGGTGGGCGGCGCGGGTGGGCAACTCGATCCGACGCGCATTCGCATCGACGATCTTGCGCTGACGATCCAGGATCCGTTGCTGTCGAAGGTGCGCGCGCAATTGCGCAAACAGCACGATTTTCCGCGCGGGCCGAAAGCGAAGTTCAAGGTGAGCGCGGTGTATTCCGACGAACCGCTGATCTATCCGGAAGTGGCCGTCGTCGATGTCGACGAGGACGCGGAGCCGGTGAGCACGTCGCCTACGGGCCCGGTCGGTTTGAATTGTGCGGGGTTTGGCTCGAGCGTGTGTGTGACCGCGAGCTTTGGATTTGCCGCCGCCGCGCATGTATTGCGGGCGTTAGGGAAGCAGGCTGCGGCTTGA
- the trxA gene encoding thioredoxin, with product MDTTLATFEQDVITASTLAPVLVDFWAPWCGPCKTLGPMLEKLEAEAAGKWKLVKVNVDENQELATHFQVRSIPHVMAFADGRPVDQFVGVLPEGQLREFIERLVPQGADAARLDAQTALAEGRRNDAYDALQAALAYDPGFDEARMDRIEMLLEDNLIDEARSEVDLLSPKTTQGIDARFNAIKTRLDAVDAAAALPPTDALEAKVAADPTDLEARFDLASALIARLKYDGALEHLLAIVQRDRTFRDDIGRKTMLSVFDLAAHQPELVSQWRRKLSAALY from the coding sequence ATGGACACCACTCTGGCCACTTTCGAACAGGACGTCATCACGGCGTCGACGCTGGCCCCCGTGCTGGTCGATTTCTGGGCGCCCTGGTGCGGCCCATGCAAGACACTCGGCCCGATGCTCGAAAAGCTCGAAGCCGAGGCCGCCGGCAAATGGAAGCTGGTGAAGGTGAACGTGGACGAAAACCAGGAACTCGCCACGCACTTCCAGGTGCGCAGCATTCCGCACGTCATGGCGTTTGCCGACGGCCGGCCGGTCGATCAGTTCGTCGGCGTGCTGCCTGAAGGTCAGCTGCGCGAGTTTATCGAGCGGCTGGTGCCGCAAGGTGCGGACGCGGCGCGTCTCGACGCGCAAACCGCGCTGGCCGAAGGCCGCCGCAACGACGCGTACGACGCGCTGCAAGCCGCCCTCGCCTACGACCCGGGTTTCGACGAAGCGCGCATGGACCGCATCGAAATGCTGCTCGAAGACAACCTGATCGACGAAGCCCGCAGCGAAGTCGATCTGCTGTCGCCGAAAACCACGCAAGGCATCGACGCGCGTTTCAACGCGATCAAGACGCGGCTCGACGCGGTGGACGCGGCGGCGGCCCTGCCGCCCACGGATGCCCTTGAGGCCAAAGTCGCTGCCGACCCGACCGATCTCGAAGCACGCTTCGATCTGGCCAGCGCGCTGATTGCCCGTCTCAAGTACGACGGGGCGCTCGAGCACTTGCTGGCAATCGTGCAACGCGATCGCACGTTCCGTGACGATATCGGCCGCAAGACGATGCTGTCGGTGTTCGATCTGGCCGCGCATCAGCCGGAACTGGTGTCGCAATGGCGGCGTAAGTTGAGCGCGGCGTTGTATTAA